Proteins encoded in a region of the Ziziphus jujuba cultivar Dongzao chromosome 3, ASM3175591v1 genome:
- the LOC107423322 gene encoding ubiquitin carboxyl-terminal hydrolase 25 — translation MGLQLQMSWQPSLLSQKRKNGPPLGLKNLGNSCYLNSVLQCLTYTPPLANFCLRNLHSSLCDSSDAERKRDCPFCILEKRIVRSLSLDLTLDAPMKIQSCLRIFAEHFRCGRQEDAHEFLRYVIDACHNTCLRLKKLRRNGNANANANGTSSSVVKEIFGGTLQSQVKCLSCGTDSNKVDEIMDISLDVLHSNSLKDALQRFFQSEVLDGNNKYKCESCKKLVPARKQMSILQAPNVLVIQLKRFEGIFGGKIDKSIAFEEVLVLSSFMCKASQDPRPEYKLFGTIVHSGFSPESGHYYAYIKDAMGRWYCCNDSFVSLSTVQKVLSEKVYILFFSRTNQRQESANIPASNISNGVKSRDCNGHEASKSMKPAFPPKGANIKLYESSHKDTPTISKFDKTPSSPLIKFNITGNSSSKRATAGNGKVVLKNQAIETNGNVNGSIRMEKLEKAKSTMVNRNGLNKTEKVDSINSEKMQAFVLAKENGTIAKVGVSSEKPDTCEDSGRGSLTKVREPDHKNLVNGGVNFHSEASGSKRKPQHSCILFAQDAESLAKVEELKEVLKEETSSVLQSCGWKDKIYSFMSSRKRLRTKEAGSTPDNNELRKLLVMDAKQTFISQIPESLKEDLIQRLRLFSQEK, via the exons ATGGGCCTGCAATTGCAGATGAGTTGGCAGCCGAGTTTACTGAGTCAGAAGCGGAAGAATGGTCCACCTTTGGGTTTGAAGAACCTCGGCAATTCTTGTTACCTCAACAGCGTTCTACAGTGCCTTACATATACTCCTCCTCTCGCCAATTTCTGCCTCCGCAATCTCCATTCTTCTCTCT GCGATTCTTCGGACGCAGAAAGAAAGCGTGACTGTCCCTTTTGCATATTGGAGAAGCGGATAGTGCGGTCTTTGAGTTTGGATCTTACCCTTGACGCGCCCATGAAGATCCAGAGCTGTCTTAGGATTTTTGCCGAACATTTTCGCTGCGGTCGTCAGGAAGACGCGCACGAGTTCTTGCGGTATGTCATTGACGCCTGCCACAACACTTGCCTGCGTCTCAAGAAGCTGCGACGGAATGGGAATGCCAATGCTAATGCCAATGGAACGTCGTCGTCGGTGGTGAAGGAGATTTTCGGGGGTACTTTGCAGAGCCAGGTGAAGTGTCTATCCTGTGGCACCGACTCCAATAAGGTTGATGAGATAATGGATATTAGTCTTGATGTTTTGCATAGTAATTCGCTTAAAGACGCCCTGCAAAGGTTCTTCCAGTCTGAGGTTTTGGATGGCAACAATAAGTACAAATGCGAAAG TTGCAAGAAGTTGGTACCAGCCAGAAAGCAAATGTCAATTCTTCAAGCTCCCAATGTTCTTGTCATCCAGCTGAAG AGATTTGAGGGCATTTTTGGTGGGAAGATTGATAAATCCATTGCATTTGAAGAGGTTTTGGTTCTTTCAAGCTTCATGTGCAAAGCAAGCCAG GATCCACGACCAGAATATAAGCTTTTTGGTACCATTGTTCATTCAGGCTTCTCACCCGAGTCTGGACATTATTATGCGTATATCAAG GATGCAATGGGTCGGTGGTATTGCTGCAATGATTCTTTTGTCTCACTTTCAACTGTGCAGAAGGTTTTGTCAGAAAAGGTTTACATTCTTTTCTTCTCTCGTACCAACCAAAGACAAGAATCTGCCAACATCCCAGCTAGCAACATTTCCAATGGTGTAAAGTCTCGTGATTGCAATGGCCATGAAGCATCGAAAAGCATGAAACCTGCTTTTCCACCTAAAGGAGCTAATATAAAGCTATATGAATCTTCTCATAAGGATACCCCAACAATATCTAAATTTGATAAGACACCTTCCAGCCCactgataaaatttaatattactgGGAATTCTAGTTCCAAAAGAGCTACAGCTGGCAATGGAAAAGTTGTTTTGAAGAATCAAGCTATTGAAACTAACGGAAATGTCAATGGCTCAATTCGTATGGAGAAACTAGAGAAGGCTAAGTCAACAATGGTAAACAGAAATGGTTTAAACAAAACTGAGAAAGTTGATAGTATTAACAGTGAGAAGATGCAAGCATTTGTGTTGGCAAAAGAAAATGGTACCATTGCAAAAGTTGGTGTTAGTTCAGAAAAACCAGATACCTGTGAGGATAGTGGAAGAGGCAGTTTGACAAAAGTGAGAGAACCTGATCACAAGAACCTGGTTAATGGTGGTGTGAACTTCCACTCTGAGGCCTCTGGGTCCAAAAGAAAACCACAGCACTCTTGCATATTGTTTGCACAGGATGCTGAATCTTTGGCAAAAGTTGAAGAACTAAAGGAAGT aCTCAAGGAAGAAACATCTTCAGTTTTGCAATCTTGCGGTTGGAAAGATAAGATCTACAGTTTCATGTCTTCAAGGAAGAGGTTACGTACAAAAGAAGCAGGTTCCACTCCAGATAATAATGAACTAAG GAAGTTGTTGGTCATGGATGCCAAACAAACTTTTATATCACAAATACCTGAGTCTTTGAAAGAGGACTTAATCCAACGCCTTCGGTTGTTTAGCCAAGAGAAGTGA